In the genome of Rhodoferax sp. BAB1, one region contains:
- a CDS encoding nucleotidyltransferase family protein yields the protein MVLAAGRGERMRPLTDAIPKPLLAVQGKTLLQWHVDALADAGFADIVINTAWLGEQIPAYFGPLPHSSCGRALALEYSWESLDFGAALETAGGISRALPLLGDIFWVLAGDVYAPGFEFSRQAVQRFARSDKLAHLWLVPNPPHNPDGDFGLAPDPQAPGRQLALNQSAVQYTYSTIGLYRREFFARPWCEIPAGNPQGVKTPLAPLLRKAMDNQRISAELYTGAWTDVGTPERLAQLNASPARP from the coding sequence ATGGTGCTGGCGGCCGGACGCGGCGAGCGCATGCGCCCGCTGACCGATGCCATCCCCAAACCCCTGCTCGCGGTGCAGGGCAAAACGCTGCTGCAGTGGCATGTCGACGCCCTGGCCGATGCCGGTTTCGCCGACATCGTGATCAACACCGCCTGGTTGGGCGAACAGATTCCGGCGTATTTCGGCCCGTTGCCGCACAGCAGCTGCGGGCGCGCCCTGGCCCTCGAATACTCCTGGGAAAGCCTGGATTTCGGCGCTGCGCTGGAAACGGCTGGCGGCATCTCACGTGCGCTGCCCTTGCTGGGCGACATCTTCTGGGTGCTCGCGGGTGATGTCTATGCGCCCGGTTTCGAGTTCTCGCGCCAGGCCGTGCAACGTTTTGCCCGTAGCGACAAGCTGGCCCATCTCTGGCTGGTGCCCAACCCGCCGCACAACCCGGACGGCGACTTCGGCCTGGCGCCCGATCCGCAGGCCCCCGGCCGCCAGCTGGCCCTGAACCAGTCGGCCGTGCAATACACCTACAGCACCATCGGCCTGTACCGCCGCGAATTTTTCGCCCGGCCCTGGTGCGAGATCCCGGCCGGCAACCCGCAGGGCGTCAAGACCCCGCTGGCACCTTTGCTGCGCAAGGCCATGGACAATCAGCGCATCAGCGCCGAGCTCTATACCGGGGCCTGGACCGATGTCGGCACCCCGGAGCGCCTGGCACAACTCAACGCATCACCCGCAAGACCATGA
- the tkt gene encoding transketolase, which translates to MANTRQMANAIRALAMDAVQQANSGHPGAPMGMADMAVALWGDHLKHNPTNPQWANRDRFVLSNGHASMLLYALLHLTGYKLPMQELKNFRQLGSKTAGHPEVGHTPGVETTTGPLGQGVSNAVGMALAEKLLAREFNREGHSIVDHHTYVFLGDGCMMEGISHEAASLAGAWKLNKLIALYDDNGISIDGQVQPWYADNTALRFVSYGWNVIGPINGHDTAAVSEAISRAKQSGSQPTLIICKTAIGQGSPNRANTAKAHGEPLGAEEIKLTREALGWSHEPFVIPQEVASDWNATSRGMSAQQQWEQTFAAYRTAHPALAAEFERRMKGELPKNFAQVAVDAAVAAHTKAETVATRKASQIALEAFTAALPELLGGSADLTGSNLTNTSHTPNLRFDAEGHGNGGRHINYGVREFGMAAIMNGVGLHGGFIPYGGTFLTFSDYSRNAIRMAALMKQRVVHVFTHDSIGLGEDGPTHQSVEHAASLRLIPNLDVWRPADTAETAVAWAVALQNKNKPTALLLSRQNLPYAPKKDLGDISRGAYVLSEPADLGLKQKARAVIIATGSEVQLALKAQELLAAKKIAVRVVSMPSTTTFDQQKPAYKQAVLPAGLPRIAVEMGVSDGWWKYGCAAVVGIDTYGESAPAPVLFKHFGFTPENVADTVQAVLARN; encoded by the coding sequence ATGGCAAATACCCGACAGATGGCCAACGCGATCCGCGCGCTGGCAATGGACGCAGTGCAACAAGCCAATTCCGGACACCCGGGTGCGCCCATGGGCATGGCCGACATGGCCGTGGCGCTCTGGGGCGACCATCTCAAGCACAACCCGACCAACCCGCAGTGGGCCAACCGCGACCGCTTCGTGCTGTCCAACGGCCATGCCTCCATGCTGCTGTACGCGCTGCTGCACCTGACGGGCTACAAGCTGCCGATGCAGGAACTCAAGAACTTCCGCCAGCTGGGCAGCAAGACGGCTGGCCACCCCGAAGTGGGCCACACCCCCGGCGTGGAAACCACCACCGGTCCGCTGGGCCAGGGCGTGAGCAATGCCGTGGGCATGGCGCTGGCCGAGAAACTGCTGGCCCGCGAGTTCAACCGCGAAGGCCACAGCATCGTCGACCACCACACCTACGTTTTCCTGGGCGACGGCTGCATGATGGAAGGCATCAGCCACGAGGCGGCCTCCCTGGCCGGCGCCTGGAAACTCAACAAGCTGATTGCCCTGTACGACGACAACGGCATTTCCATCGACGGCCAGGTGCAGCCCTGGTATGCCGACAACACCGCGCTGCGCTTCGTGTCCTACGGCTGGAACGTGATCGGCCCGATCAACGGCCACGACACGGCCGCCGTGTCCGAAGCCATCAGCCGCGCCAAGCAGTCGGGCAGCCAGCCCACGCTGATCATCTGCAAGACCGCCATCGGCCAGGGTTCGCCCAATCGCGCCAACACCGCCAAGGCCCACGGCGAGCCGCTGGGCGCCGAGGAAATCAAGCTCACCCGCGAGGCCCTGGGCTGGTCGCACGAACCCTTTGTGATCCCGCAGGAGGTGGCCAGCGACTGGAACGCCACCAGCCGCGGCATGAGCGCGCAGCAGCAGTGGGAGCAGACGTTTGCCGCCTACCGTACCGCCCATCCGGCCCTGGCGGCCGAGTTCGAACGCCGCATGAAGGGCGAACTGCCGAAGAACTTCGCCCAGGTGGCGGTGGACGCCGCTGTAGCAGCCCATACCAAGGCCGAGACCGTGGCCACGCGCAAGGCCAGCCAGATCGCGCTCGAAGCCTTCACGGCCGCCCTGCCCGAGCTGCTGGGTGGTTCGGCCGACCTGACCGGCTCCAACCTCACCAACACCAGTCACACGCCCAATCTGCGTTTCGATGCCGAGGGCCATGGCAACGGCGGGCGCCACATCAACTACGGCGTGCGTGAGTTCGGCATGGCCGCCATCATGAATGGCGTGGGCCTGCATGGCGGTTTTATCCCCTACGGTGGCACCTTCCTGACCTTCAGCGACTACTCGCGCAACGCCATCCGCATGGCCGCGCTGATGAAACAGCGGGTAGTGCACGTGTTCACACACGACTCCATCGGCCTGGGTGAGGATGGCCCCACCCACCAGTCCGTGGAGCATGCCGCCAGCCTGCGCCTGATCCCCAATCTGGACGTCTGGCGTCCCGCCGACACGGCCGAGACCGCCGTGGCCTGGGCTGTGGCCCTGCAGAACAAGAACAAGCCCACGGCCCTGCTGCTGAGCCGCCAGAACCTGCCCTACGCGCCCAAGAAGGACCTGGGTGATATCAGCCGCGGCGCCTATGTGCTGTCCGAGCCGGCCGACCTGGGCCTGAAGCAGAAGGCTCGTGCCGTCATCATCGCCACCGGCTCCGAAGTGCAGCTCGCGCTCAAGGCACAGGAATTGCTGGCCGCGAAGAAGATCGCCGTGCGTGTGGTCTCCATGCCCAGCACCACCACCTTCGACCAGCAGAAACCCGCCTACAAGCAGGCCGTGCTGCCCGCCGGTCTGCCGCGCATCGCCGTGGAGATGGGTGTGAGCGACGGCTGGTGGAAATACGGCTGCGCTGCTGTGGTGGGCATCGACACCTACGGCGAGTCGGCCCCGGCCCCGGTGCTGTTCAAGCACTTCGGCTTCACGCCGGAGAACGTGGCCGACACGGTGCAGGCCGTGCTGGCCCGGAACTGA